The following are from one region of the Dermacentor albipictus isolate Rhodes 1998 colony chromosome 5, USDA_Dalb.pri_finalv2, whole genome shotgun sequence genome:
- the LOC139060179 gene encoding uncharacterized protein isoform X2, whose product MTGSALIASNVRLPKRADAAGCDWRFSGSPTRRLVAAGWWLLCTVISCAYCSLLISFMSHPGMEQALDTLPRLRRELLAGRIFVGTTRHTEMELAFTSAKAGIMRDIGRQMLEHPQRTLVATEREGYRRCLRSRYAYMFPETVLKVEEAR is encoded by the exons ATGACGGGTTCTGCCCTAATCGCTTCGAATGTTCGTTTGCCCAAACGTGCCGACGCTGCAGGCTGTGACTGGCGTTTCTCGGGCAGCCCGACGCGACGCCTGGTGGCCGCCGGTTGGTGGCTGCTGTGCACAGTCATCTCGTGCGCCTACTGCAGCCTGCTCATCTCGTTCATGAGCCACCCGGGCATGGAGCAGGCTCTGGACACCCTGCCCAGGCTGCGCCGGGAGCTCCTCGCGGGCCGCATATTCGTCGGCACCACGCGCCACACAGAGATGGAGCTCGCCTTCACT AGCGCCAAGGCGGGCATTATGCGCGACATCGGACGCCAGATGCTGGAGCATCCCCAGCGCACCCTGGTGGCGACAGAACGAGAGGGTTACCGCCGGTGCCTGCGCTCCCGCTACGCCTACATGTTCCCGGAGACCGTGCTCAAGGTGGAGGAGGCCC GATGA
- the LOC139060179 gene encoding ionotropic receptor 93a-like isoform X1 — protein sequence MTGSALIASNVRLPKRADAAGCDWRFSGSPTRRLVAAGWWLLCTVISCAYCSLLISFMSHPGMEQALDTLPRLRRELLAGRIFVGTTRHTEMELAFTSAKAGIMRDIGRQMLEHPQRTLVATEREGYRRCLRSRYAYMFPETVLKVEEARTDGRLLVSRDAFYHAMAVYTFPKGSPHVATFSYGMKNFMFMGLVEKWLNDFLWQLRMNTKRAETGENAERPINVVDLQGAFFVLIMGYASGLLALLIESCCVFLARLSATTIRPRRSRNHSKITG from the exons ATGACGGGTTCTGCCCTAATCGCTTCGAATGTTCGTTTGCCCAAACGTGCCGACGCTGCAGGCTGTGACTGGCGTTTCTCGGGCAGCCCGACGCGACGCCTGGTGGCCGCCGGTTGGTGGCTGCTGTGCACAGTCATCTCGTGCGCCTACTGCAGCCTGCTCATCTCGTTCATGAGCCACCCGGGCATGGAGCAGGCTCTGGACACCCTGCCCAGGCTGCGCCGGGAGCTCCTCGCGGGCCGCATATTCGTCGGCACCACGCGCCACACAGAGATGGAGCTCGCCTTCACT AGCGCCAAGGCGGGCATTATGCGCGACATCGGACGCCAGATGCTGGAGCATCCCCAGCGCACCCTGGTGGCGACAGAACGAGAGGGTTACCGCCGGTGCCTGCGCTCCCGCTACGCCTACATGTTCCCGGAGACCGTGCTCAAGGTGGAGGAGGCCCGTACGGACGGTCGCCTGCTGGTCTCCCGTGACGCCTTCTACCACGCCATGGCCGTGTACACTTTTCCCAAGGGGTCGCCACATGTGGCCACCTTCAGCTACGG GATGAAGAATTTTATGTTCATGGGCCTCGTCGAGAAGTGGCTGAACGACTTCTTGTGGCAGCTCCGCATGAACACTAAGCGTGCTGAAACCGGGGAAAACGCAGAGCGACCCATCAATGTCGTTGATCTACAGGGAGCATTCTTCGTTCTCATCATGGGATACGCCAGCGGACTGCTTGCGCTGCTGATTGAGTCATGCTGCGTGTTTCTGGCCAGGCTATCCGCAACGACCATCAGACCACGTCGTTCGCGAAATCACTCGAAGATCACGGGCTAA